Below is a window of Bordetella genomosp. 9 DNA.
TGCTGGCCGGGCTGATCGCGGGCATCGTGCTGACCGGCGTGCTGGGCCGCCTGAGCGGCGGCGAGCTGCTGGAAAACGCGCCCTTCTTCGGCCTGCCCCATGTGCCCGCGCCGGACCTGCACCTGGATCCCGCGGTGCTGGTCGCCGTGGTGCTGTTGGCCATCATGGTGCAGCTCGATACGCTGGGCACCGTGGTGCTCATGAGCAAAATGGATGACGCCGACTGGCGCCGCGCCGATATGCGGCGCGTCAGCGGCGGGATACGCGCGGGGTCGATTTCCAATATCCTGGCGGGCTTCATGGGCGGCCTGCCCAGCGGCACCTCGTCGGCCAATATCGCCCTTTGCCACATCAGCCGGTCCACCACCCGCTACGCGGGCCTGGTGGCGGGCGGCCTGTTGGCCCTGGTCGCCTTCCTGCCGAAGTCCACGGTGGCCCTGACCTTGATCCCGACGCCGGTGGTGGGCGCGGTGGAAACCTACGCGGCCGCCTATCTGATGGTGTCCGGCATCGAGCTGATCGCATCGCGGGCCATGGATGCGCGGGGCACCTTCATGGTCGGCCTGTCGATGGTCGCCGGCGTGGGCACGATCCTGCTGCCGGACGTGGCGGAACAGGCGCCGGCGTCGCTGCGCATCCTGGCCGAGAGCGGCGTGGTGGTGGCGGGCGTGGTCGCCATCCTGTTGAACCTGCTGTTCCGCCTGGGCGTTTCGCAACGCGCCGAAAAGAAACTGTCGCCGCTGCCCGAAGACGCCAGCGGGACGCCCATGGACCTGGGCACGGCCATCGTCGATTTCGTCGAAGCGTCCGGCGCACGCTGGGGCGCCCGGCGCGACGCCGTGCAGCGCGCCGCCGAAGCCGCCCTGGAAGCGGCGGAAGCCATCATGGCGGCCGGCGGCAACCGCACGGTCACCGCCATCCGCGGCAGTTTCGACGAATACAACTTCGACGTGGAACTCACCTACACCGGCGAGCCCTTGCAGCTGGGCGCCGCCGCGCCGGTCTCGCCTTCCCTGCTCGACACCAGCGACGAAGAATTCCAGGCCGAGCTCGACCGCACGCTACGCGGCGTATCGACGGTCCTGCTGCGGCGCCTGGCCGATCGCCTGACCACCGGCAGGCGGGACGGCCGGTCCTTCCTGCGCCTGCACTTCGACCATTAGGGCTGGCCTTCCGCGGCCGGCACGTCGTCGAGCGGCGGCATCCAGTCGACGCGGCGCTTGGCCCAGATCTGCTTGC
It encodes the following:
- a CDS encoding uracil-xanthine permease family protein, with translation MSLRTLLRLPHVHINRRPPDLMYAVNERPPVGTLLGLAAQHTATALAFVAYVLATAHIANLSQEATQSLVTATVLGMAIATILQAYGGKLGAGALIIHLPDPIVMIAAASVIAVQGGGVLAAIGLANGVAGLLVGQAIPRLRAFFPPTIAGVVVCVTGISLIEPAFRHATGFAPAKAIAGSRLMIDGLDILISCTTLAVIVALSVWGSRRTKLFALLAGLIAGIVLTGVLGRLSGGELLENAPFFGLPHVPAPDLHLDPAVLVAVVLLAIMVQLDTLGTVVLMSKMDDADWRRADMRRVSGGIRAGSISNILAGFMGGLPSGTSSANIALCHISRSTTRYAGLVAGGLLALVAFLPKSTVALTLIPTPVVGAVETYAAAYLMVSGIELIASRAMDARGTFMVGLSMVAGVGTILLPDVAEQAPASLRILAESGVVVAGVVAILLNLLFRLGVSQRAEKKLSPLPEDASGTPMDLGTAIVDFVEASGARWGARRDAVQRAAEAALEAAEAIMAAGGNRTVTAIRGSFDEYNFDVELTYTGEPLQLGAAAPVSPSLLDTSDEEFQAELDRTLRGVSTVLLRRLADRLTTGRRDGRSFLRLHFDH